The proteins below are encoded in one region of Lactuca sativa cultivar Salinas chromosome 3, Lsat_Salinas_v11, whole genome shotgun sequence:
- the LOC111877851 gene encoding LOW QUALITY PROTEIN: BEL1-like homeodomain protein 4 (The sequence of the model RefSeq protein was modified relative to this genomic sequence to represent the inferred CDS: deleted 3 bases in 2 codons) — protein sequence MSQDYIFNFSHGFERSSAQDQIRRDKLRVQGFEPPPPSLVGLEGVDEGHGGLPAVYESGAGMLSEMFNLPTGGFNSASELLVNQINYQHHHRNQRPTTARDWYGNSAQAMQLFLTNPSHESPSSESPSHHHHNHHNPSSSSTLHMLMPNNVPSANSTLHHQQSFGSSTGAGQGHFGPSTQFTWVPPGGTSHEGEGVGGVEGLSLSLSSTLQHLEAAKVEDLRIGDDSAAAGMLYFNQVGGGGGGGDPYRNLHIQGGGGVMSETHHPIHIGFGSSSLGVVKVLRNSRYVKAAQDLLEEFCSVGRGQFKKNKSGSKHNNPNQNPTSSGGGGGVGGGASSSSSKDLPPLSSTERIEHQRRKVKLSSMLDEVDRRYNHYCEQMQMVVNSFDLVMGFGAAVPYTALAQKAMSRHFRCLKDAIAAQLKYSCEVLGEKDAGSSGVTKGETPRLKLLEQSLRQQRAFHQMGMMEQEAWRPQRGLPERSVNILRAWLFEHFLHPYPSDADKHLLSRQTGLSRNQVSNWFINARVRLWKPMVEEMYQQESKEEGEHHQDDDDDDQDEENKLETSINYNNQNKNGPPSSSSSSALAQTPMPPPPPPPSTYTTTSTATPAKRSEINDPENDPSVLAINTQNCFSENQATAMSYSYTPINITSTTTGNTSTTPQSFPATLDADTCRRGSMPAGDDGSEIGSTLIRFGTTAGDVSLTLGLRHAGNLPEKNSFSVRDFGGC from the exons ATGTCACAAGATTACATCTTCAATTTCTCACATGGGTTCGAGAGATCGTCGGCTCAAGACCAGATCCGGCGGGATAAACTGAGGGTGCAAGGTTTTGAGCCACCA CCGCCGTCACTCGTCGGCTTAGAAGGAGTGGATGAGGGACACGGTGGATTACCGGCAGTTTATGAGTCTGGAGCTGGGATGTTATCGGAGATGTTCAATCTCCCAACCGGTGGATTCAACTCCGCCTCTGAATTGTTGGTAAACCAAATAAATTACCAACACCACCACCGTAACCAGCGGCCAACCACCGCCAGAGATTGGTATGGTAACAGTGCTCAAGCCATGCAACTTTTCTTGACGAACCCATCACATGAATCTCCTTCTTCAGAGTCACCTTCTCACCATCATCATAATCACCATAATCCTTCATCATCTTCAACTCTTCACATGTTGATGCCGAACAATGTCCCATCTGCCAATTCTACCCTTCACCATCAACAAAGCTTCGGTAGTAGCACAGGAGCTGGACAAGGGCATTTTGGTCCATCCACTCAATTCACATGGGTACCTCCTGGTGGCACATCACATGAAGGTGAAGGCGTCGGTGGAGTCGAAGGTCTTTCACTATCATTATCTTCCACTTTACAGCACCTGGAAGCAGCTAAAGTTGAGGACTTGAGAATTGGTGATGATTCCGCCGCCGCCGGAATGTTATACTTCAATCAAGTAGGCGGCGGCGGT GGGGGTGGCGATCCTTACCGGAATTTACATATTCAAGGAGGAGGTGGGGTTATGAGTGAAACCCACCATCCGATCCATATCGGATTCGGATCCTCATCTTTGGGAGTTGTTAAAGTGCTGCGAAATTCTAGATATGTGAAGGCAGCTCAAGATTTACTTGAAGAATTTTGTAGCGTCGGAAGAGGTCAGTTCAAGAAAAACAAATCCGGGTCAAAACATAAtaatccaaatcagaatccgaccAGCAGTGGCGGAGGAGGTGGCGTTGGTGGTGgcgcttcttcttcttcctcaaaagATCTCCCTCCTTTGTCATCTACTGAGAGAATTGAACATCAAAGACGCAAGGTCAAACTTTCTTCCATGCTTGATGAA GTAGATCGGAGATACAACCACTATTGTGAACAGATGCAAATGGTGGTGAATTCATTTGATTTAGTTATGGGTTTTGGGGCAGCAGTTCCATACACAGCTTTAGCTCAAAAGGCAATGTCTCGTCATTTTCGTTGTCTAAAAGACGCCATAGCTGCTCAATTGAAATACAGCTGTGAAGTATTAGGAGAAAAAGACGCAGGTTCTTCTGGTGTCACAAAAGGTGAAACACCAAGGCTTAAATTATTGGAACAAAGCCTTAGACAACAAAGAGCATTTCATCAAATGGGGATGATGGAACAAGAAGCATGGAGGCCTCAAAGAGGCTTACCTGAAAGATCTGTCAACATTTTAAGAGCTTGGCTTTTCGAGCACTTTTTACACCC GTATCCAAGTGATGCTGATAAACATCTTTTGTCTCGACAAACAGGATTGTCCAGAAATCAG GTGTCGAACTGGTTCATAAATGCAAGGGTCCGGTTGTGGAAACCCATGGTGGAGGAAATGTACCAACAAGAAAGCAAAGAAGAGGGTGAACATCACCAAGATGACGACGACGACGACCAAGATGAAGAAAATAAGTTAGAAACAAGCATTAATTACAATAATCAAAACAAAAATGGACCCccatcatcttcttcctcttctgCACTTGCACAAACTCCgatgccaccaccacctcctcctccttcgaCATACACCACCACTTCCACAGCGACACCTGCAAAAAGATCCGAAATCAATGACCCTGAAAACGACCCATCAGTGCTTGCAATCAATACACAAAATTGCTTCTCGGAAAACCAAGCTACTGCCATGTCCTACTCTTACACTCCTATCAATATCACCTCAACTACCACCGGAAACACTTCCACCACCCCACAATCTTTTCCGGCAACACTTGATGCTGATACATGCCGACGTGGCAGCATGCCAGCTGGCGATGATGGTAGTGAGATTGGTTCAacacttataagatttgggaccACGGCTGGTGACGTGTCACTCACACTAGGGCTACGACACGCCGGAAACCTACCGGAGAAGAATTCTTTTTCAGTTAGAGACTTTGGTGGGTGTTAA